In a genomic window of Phragmites australis chromosome 14, lpPhrAust1.1, whole genome shotgun sequence:
- the LOC133891364 gene encoding uncharacterized protein LOC133891364, with amino-acid sequence MTFLFPVKNQHGAMEGRLPALARVSMFRRLVMRVAPAERLAGDGKETEREKDERLPGVGAGGEAEVGSVALDRMVLSFMEDAAAVERPPRGRCNCFNGSSGHQDGSDDEEFDFLPSASAPTAAPAAAGDSLDLLKSLVQCASVAERNLLADASRITERCGKGGFGRKKADVRRAVADGLRVLGYDAAVCWSRWDKAPSHPAGEHEYIDAVVESGTRLVLEVDFRSEFEVARPTKAFRAALQALPPLFVGTPDRLGRIVAVVAEAARQSLRKRGLHFPPWRKPEYMRAKWLSPHARSCPGKLTPPTPVSAASFSGEFELRFDDKTKPTSWSSPVAGEDGEQEKITVVVSPSPWRPVEPEASKKSPQAKGKVVTGLASVL; translated from the exons ATGACGTTTCTGTTCCCGGTCAAGAACCAGCACGGTGCAATGGAGGGTAGGCTGCCGGCGTTGGCTAGGGTGTCGATGTTCCGGAGGCTGGTGATGCGGGTGGCCCCGGCCGAGCGGCTGGCCGGGGACGGCAAGGAGACTGAGAGGGAGAAGGATGAGAGGCTGCCAGGCGTGGGCGCGGGCGGGGAGGCGGAGGTGGGGTCGGTGGCGCTGGACCGGATGGTGCTCAGCTTCATGGAGGACGCCGCGGCCGTGGAGCGGCCCCCGCGCGGGCGCTGCAACTGCTTCAACGGCAGCAGCGGCCACCAGGACGGCAGCGATGACGAGGAGTTCGACTTCctcccctccgcctccgcccccACCGCGGCACCGGCCGCGGCCGGCGACTCCTTGGATCTGCTGAAG AGTCTGGTGCAGTGCGCGAGCGTGGCGGAGCGTAACCTTCTCGCCGACGCGTCGCGGATCACCGAGCGGTGCGGCAAGGGCGGCTTCGGCCGGAAGAAGGCGGACGTCCGGCGCGCGGTGGCCGACGGGCTCCGGGTGCTCGGGTACGACGCCGCGGTATGCTGGTCGCGCTGGGACAAGGCCCCCTCCCACCCGGCCGGGGAGCACGAGTACATCGACGCGGTGGTGGAGTCCGGGACGCGGCTGGTGCTGGAGGTGGACTTCCGGTCAGAGTTCGAGGTGGCGCGCCCCACCAAGGCGTTCCGCGCGGCGCTGCAGGCGCTGCCTCCGCTCTTCGTGGGGACCCCCGACCGCCTCGGCCGGATCGTCGCCGTGGTCGCCGAGGCCGCGCGGCAGAGCCTCCGGAAGCGGGGCCTCCACTTCCCGCCGTGGCGCAAGCCCGAGTACATGCGCGCCAAGTGGCTGTCCCCCCACGCCCGCAGCTGCCCGGGCAAGCTAACGCCGCCCACGCCCGTGTCCGCCGCTAGCTTCTCCGGCGAGTTCGAGCTGCGGTTCGACGACAAGACGAAGCCCACCAGTTGGAGCTCGCCAGTTGCGGGCGAGGACGGGGAGCAGGAGAAGATCACGGTGGTGGTGTCGCCGTCACCGTGGCGCCCGGTGGAGCCGGAGGCGAGCAAGAAGAGTCCGCAGGCCAAGGGGAAAGTGGTCACCGGGCTCGCCTCCGTGCTCTGA